A window from Dromaius novaehollandiae isolate bDroNov1 chromosome 1, bDroNov1.hap1, whole genome shotgun sequence encodes these proteins:
- the RBBP7 gene encoding histone-binding protein RBBP7 has protein sequence MASKEALEDTVEERVISEEYKIWKKNTPFLYDLVMTHALEWPSLTVQWLPDVTRPEGKDYALHWLVLGTHTSDEQNHLVVARVQIPNDDQFDASQYDSEKGEFGGFGSVTGKIETEIKINHEGEVNRARYMPQNPSIIATKTPSADVLVFDYTKHPSKPDTSGECNPDLRLRGHQKEGYGLSWNSNLSGHLLSASDDHTVCLWDISAGPKEGKIVDAKAIFTGHSAVVEDVAWHLLHESLFGSVADDQKLMIWDTRSNTTSKPSHCVDAHTAEVNCLSFNPYSEFILATGSADKTVALWDLRNLKLKLHSFESHKDEIFQVHWSPHNETILASSGTDRRLNVWDLSKIGEEQSAEDAEDGPPELLFIHGGHTAKISDFSWNPNEPWVICSVSEDNIMQIWQMAENIYNDEEPDIAAAELEGQGT, from the exons ATGGCGAGCAAGGAAG CGCTGGAGGACACGGTGGAGGAGCGCGTCATCAGCGAGGAGTACAAGATCTGGAAGAAGAACACCCCCTTCTTGTACGACCTGGTGATGACACACGCCCTGGAGTGGCCCAGCCTCACCGTCCAGTGGTTGCCTGATGTGACCAG GCCAGAAGGAAAGGATTATGCTCTACACTGGCTGGTTTTGGGAACACACACCTCTGATGAGCAGAACCACCTGGTTGTTGCAAGAGTCCAGATTCCCAATGACGATCAATTTGACGCTTCTCAGTATGACAGTGAAAAAGGAG AGTTTGGTGGCTTTGGATCGGTGACTGGCAAAATTGAAACGGAGATTAAAATCAACCACGAAGGTGAAGTAAATCGTGCTCGTTACATGCCTCAGAATCCCTCCATCATTGCTACAAAAACACCATCTGCTGATGTGTTGGTATTTGACTACACTAAACATCCTTCAAAACCAG ACACGAGTGGAGAGTGCAATCCTGACCTTAGATTAAGAGGGCACCAAAAAGAAGGATATGGTTTATCATGGAACTCCAATTTGAGTGGACATCTTCTGAGTGCATCAGATGATCAT ACTGTCTGTTTGTGGGATATAAGTGCAGGACCAAAAGAAGGCAAAATTGTTGATGCAAAAGCAATCTTTACCGGGCACTCTGCAGTTGTAGAAGACGTGGCATGGCATCTCCTCCATGAATCTCTGTTTGGATCTGTGGCTGATGATCAGAAGCTGATGAT TTGGGATACAAGATCTAATACTACATCCAAGCCAAGTCACTGTGTAGATGCCCACACAGCTGAGGTCAACTGTCTGTCCTTCAATCCTTACAGCGAGTTTATTCTAGCAACTGGTTCTGCTGACAAG ACCGTGGCTTTGTGGGATCTTCGAAACTTAAAATTGAAACTTCATTCTTTTGAGTCTCATAAGGATGAAATTTTTCAG GTTCACTGGTCCCCTCATAATGAAACAATTCTTGCTTCAAGTGGTACTGATCGTCGGCTTAATGTGTGGGATCTAAG TAAAATTGGAGAAGAGCAGTCTGCAGAGGATGCAGAAGATGGGCCTCCTGAACTCTTG TTTATTCATGGAGGACACACTGCcaaaatttcagatttcagttGGAATCCTAATGAGCCTTGGGTAATCTGTTCTGTATCGGAGGACAACATAATGCAAATATGGCAAATG GCAGAAAACATTTACAATGACGAAGAACCAGATATAGCGGCAGCAGAACTGGAAGGTCAAGGAACATAA